The sequence below is a genomic window from Halolamina litorea.
GTCGGCGGTCTCGTCGATGCGCGCCGAGGAGCCGATGAGCCCGTAGCCACGCTCGTCGAGGGGCTTTTTGACCTTCGAGGCCTCGATCTGGGGCACCACGACGCCCATGATGTTCTTCGACTGGGTCGTGAGTTCGGGGTGCTCCTTCAGCGCGGCGGCGGCGCCGCGGACGGCCACGTCGCCCTCCATCGCGCGGGCCATGTCGAGTTTCTCCTGTGCGGTCTCGTAATCCCCATCGAGTTCGCTGCGGATGTCCTGGGCCTGATCCAGGATGTCCATGAACTCCATGATGAGGCCGTCACGCTTCTGTTCGAGGGTGTCGTGACCCCGCTCGGAGAGTTCGATGCGGTCCTCGATCGCCATGAGGTTCTTCCGGGTCGGTTTGACGTCCTCGGCCATTCTTGCGGGTGTGTTCCGGCCGGAGGGGGTTAATAGTTGTTAGTCCCGCCGCGGACGCCGGTACTGTCCACTGTACCCGACCGGGCACCCCCATATCCGAACGTTTCGAGCAGTGCTCACTTCGGAACCGAAACTCGAACCCCTCCCGTCCCGAACGATGATGGGTCGTCCTCGGCGTTAGGTGTTCCCACTCCACCTTCGAACTGGCCGAAAAACCCCGTAACCACCACGCTGCGTGCTTCTGTGATCTCTCGCTATCGAATATCTATAACGTATGTATGTTGGCTGAACAAAGCCTATATCCGTATTGCTTCAGTGATCAATCCCATGGGTAAGGATGATGGGGTGGAAACGGCTTGGGAGGCCGTTCGGACGCCGTTCGACGCCGATCTCGAGGCCGCCGTTCACGCGGCTGACGGCCCCTACGCCGCCGGCGAGGAGGGAATCCTCGTGGCGGGAGGGCCGAACGACTGGGAGCCAGTGATCGAACGGGACGCGCTCGAAGCGGACGGTGACCTCCGAGCCGTCGACGCGACCCGCGACGGCGAGCGCGTCTGGTTCGCCGGCGACAACGGCGTTCTGGGTATGTTCGACGTCGAGACCGGCGCCGCCGTCGGCTACGACTACACCGGCACGGCGTCGTCGACGTGGTGTGAACTGGCCGTCACCGGCGCCGCCGGCGACGAGCGCGCGCTGTTGGCGAACGAGGCCGGCGCCGTCGTCTCGTTCGAACTCGACGGCGAGGAACTCGCGTTCAGCGAGCCGACTCGGGCCAGCGAATCGCCGGTGGTCGCGCTGACGACCACCGAGACCGGCGTGGGCTACGCCGTCGACGCCGACGGGGCAGTCCACACCGCCACGGCCACCGGGTGGGAGGCGCTCGGCAACATCGACGCCGAGGGCGACCCCACCGACGTGGCCGCGACCCCCGATCGGCTGCTGGTCGCGGCGACCGACGGCTGCCTGTACGAGCAGGAGCACGGCACCGAGTGGCGCCCGACTGTGATCGCCGACGAGGAGATACTCGCGGTCGAGACGGGCGACCGAGAGACGGTGGCAGTCGTCCCCGAGTCGACCATCTACACCCGCGAGGACCGCGAGTCCGAGTGGGAGCACAGCACCGTCGACACCGGCGACCGACTGACTGCTCTCGCGCTCGGGACCGTCGACGTCGCCGTCGGCGAGAACGGTGCAGTAGCGCGGCGTTTCACGGCGGCCGACGAGATCGGCGAAGGGGCTGGCGAACCGGCGGACGAGGCGGACGACCCCGACGAGACTGCCGCCCTCCCGCCGGTCGAGGACGAGGCGGTAGCCGTCGAGGAGGCCGAGAACGCCGTCGACGACGCCGAGGCGGCGGTCGCAGACGCGGCCAACGCAGTCGAGAGCACCGACGCCGAGGCGGCCGTTGAGGCCGTCGCGGGTGCGACCGAGGACGTCGAAGACGCAGTGGCGGACGCGGCCCACGCCGCGGGGATGGAGGGGACCATGGACGAGCACACAACTCATCGTTGAAGAGCTGCTGAGCCGCGCCGAAACCGAGGATCTGGTCGAACTGCTCCGCGAGAGCGAGTCCGGTTCGTTCGACCTCACGGAACGGCTCGCCGACGTGGCCGGCGACCACGCCCACGACTGCAGCGGCGATGGCTGTTCCTGCGGCCCCGAATGTGACTGCGGCGACGACTGTCGCTGTGACGAGACGGGGAACTGCGAGTGCGAGAACTGCACCTGCGGCCACGAGGAGTGTACCTGCGGCACGGTCTCCGACGGCTGTAGCTGCGGCGGGAACTGTACGTGTGGCACGGAGTGTGACTGTGGCGCTGACGACGGCGACCACGCTCACGACTGTGCGGACGAGGGCTGCTCCTGCGGCCCTGAATGTGACTGCGGCGACGACTGCCGCTGTGACGAGACGGGGAACTGCGAGTGCGAGAACTGTACCTGCGGCCACGACGAATGCACGTGTGGGACCGTTTCTGCGGGCTGCACCTGCGGTGGGAACTGTGACTGCGGCCACGACTGCCACTGCGGCAGTTCGAAGACGACGGGGCGCCACGCCCACGACTGCAGCGGCGACGGCTGTTCGTGTGGTCCGGGCTGTGACTGCGGCGACGACTGCGCCTGTGACCGCACGGGCGACTGCTCCTGTGAACGCTGTACCTGCGGGCCCGAGACCTGTACCTGCGGCACAGTCTCACCCGGTTGCTCCTGTGGCGGCGAGTGTACCTGCGGGCACGATTGCGCCTGTGGTCACCACGGGAGCTACGGACACCACGGTCACCATCAGCACCACAAGCACGGACATCACGGCGGCCACGGACACGGACATCACGGCGGCCACGGACACCATGACGACCACCACACGCACGGTCACGGCCACGGCGGCCACGACTGCTGCTAAGTCGCCCCGCGCGGCAGACGTGTCTTTTTCGACGTGTGACCGTGGACGACGAGCGCGCCGCTCGCCGGTCGGTCGTCGCCGCGAAAACCCCGCTTCCGTCGCCGCGGTCAGGTCGCTACCGGCTCGGTTACGTCCGTTCGCGGACGTTCCAGCCCTGCTGCATCTCGTTGTGTTTCCGTTCGAGGAACGAGTAGACCGCGCCGTGAGGGGCGCCGTCGAGCAGCATCCCGGCGGCGCGCCGGACGGCGTCGACCTCCTCGGGCTCGCCGATGATCCCGAGCGTCGAGCCGTAGATCACGACGTTCGCGCCGGTGAGGTCCTCCATCAGCTCCCGGGTCCGGCCGTTCTCGCCGATCAGGCGGCCCTTCTTGCGCTGGAGGTCGTTGTCGTTGCGGGTCTGTTCGGCGAGGTCGATCAGGTCGAGCCGGCGCATGTCGCTCTCGAGCAGTTCCAGTGCGGTGTCGGGCTTGAAACCGCGTCCGATCGCCTTCACGATGTCCGGCGCGTCCATCGCGTCGAGCGGGTCGCCGACGGTCTCGATGCCGACCGAGCCGTCCTCGGAGTCGATGTCGAGACGCACGCCCGCGCGCTCCTCGATCTCCCGCATGGTCTCACCCCCGGAGCCGATGACGACGCCGATGCGGTCCTGTGGGACCGTTACGTGTTGCATGAGGCTGCGTAACCGCTGGAGGGTTGTAAGGGTTCCTCGTCAGCCGCTCACGCGGTCGAACGCTCGGTTTCGACGACTGTAAGCGACTCGTCGACGACGACGCGGAGCCGCTCGTCACCCAACTGGCCGCTGACCGCGTAGCGCGCCGGCTCGCCGTCGAGGCGCTCGGCGGTACTCTCCCGGATCCACGACAGCGCCCACGGCGTGTCCGTCCGTACGTCGACGCCGTGGTCGTGGTGGAAGGCAATGACCGCCGGGTCGCTCAACAGCAGGCTCTCCAGCGAGGTGTGGGCGTGTTCGTGGCAACGCTCGCAGTCGAACTCGACCCCGACCCCGTCCTCGTCGACGGTGAACGTCGGCGGGACCGGCCCGGAACAGTTGCTACAGAGCCCGGCACGGAGCCGGACGAACAGCGCCTCGACGTGTCTCGCGAGCACGCCCGGGAGCTCCTCGGGGTCGCGGCCGGCGAGGGCGCCCGGCGGGAAGCCGAAGGCGGTCACGACGGTCTCACAGTCCCTACAGGCGACGGTGATCCGTTCCTCGGCGTAGCTCAGCTCCAACACATCGCCACACGCCGGGCAGTCGGCGCCGACACGCACCGGCTCCAGCGGCTCCCCGGCGGCGTACGTCCCCTCGTGGATGGCGCCGACGACCCGGGTGCCGGCGTAGGTGAGCCGATACCCCTCGTCGTCCTTCCGCACGAACCGGTCGACGAGCTTCCCGAGGTGGTAGTTGAAGCGCCCGGAGTCCTCGACGCCGACGCGCTCGCGCAGTTCCGCGAAGCCCAGCGGCTCGTCCGCCGCCTCCGCCAGCGTCCGGAGCACCGCCACCCGCGTCTCGTCGCCCAGCAGAGAGAACGCCTCGGCGACGTCGAACCCGTCGGGATCGTTCATGTCGCCGGGCACGCGGCCCCGGGGTTTGTCGGTGTCGGCCGACTCATCGGGCGAGCGTCTCCAGTTCGCCGGCCGGCGGCAGGCGACGAAGCCGCGGAATCGAGAGGGTGTAGACGGCGATGAACAGCAGTCCGAGCCCGCCAAGCGCCACGGCCGCCGTCAGGCCCACCGTCTCGGCGACGACCCCGCCGGCGAGCGCGCCGACGGGCGTCATCGCGACCGTCATGCTCGTCGCGACGCTCGACACGCGACCCAGCAGCGCCTCCGGCACTAGCGACTGGATCATCGCCGCCGCGACGACGTTGGTGACGCCGATGGGGACTGCTGCCAGCCCGAGCAACAGGAGCGTTGCCAGCGTGCCGGGAACCGCGACCGCCGCGAGCCAGCAGAGCCCGCCGGCGCCGAAGCCGACGGCCGCGAGTCGGCCGTAGGGCTGGCCGCTCAGCCGATTGGCGAGCAGCGAGCCGACCAGTGAGCCGGCCGCGATCGCCGCCAGCAGCCCGCCGTAAGCCGTTGCCCCGCCCATCCCGTCGCCGAACGCCGGGAGGATCGGCATCGTCGCCGCCAGCGCGAAGTTCGCGATCACGCCCCCGGCCAGCAGGTGGACGATCACCGTCCCGCGGACGTAGCCCAGCCCCTCGCGCAGGTCGGCGAGGTACGAGCGGAGGAACGACTCCTCCGCGTCGACGCCGCCGTCGGCGACGGGCGCCGTCGTGGGCTCCGCGGCCGTGTCGTCACCCGCGGATTCGGCCCCCTCGGCCTCCGCGGGCGGGATCCGTACCGAGAGGAACAGCAACGCGGCGACGACGAACGTCACCGAGTCGACGAGGTAGAGCGCCACCGCGCCCACCGCGGCGACCAGCAAGCCGGCGACGGCGTTGAACACGAGGTCGGAACTCTGGTAGGCCAACGCCAGCGCGGAGTTCGCCTCCACCAGCTTCGCCTTCTCGACCAACCGCGGGACAGCGGCGGCCTGTGCCGGGTAGACCAACTGGTTGCACAGCGCCAGCAGCGGCATCACCGTCAGCACGACGCCGACGGTCAGAGCGTCGACGGCCCACGCCGCCGGCACCGCGAGCACCAAGACGGCCTGCACGACCTGCGTGCCAACCAAGACTCGCCCGAGCGGCCAGCGATCCACCAGCGGGCCGGCGAACAGTTGGAGGACGGTCGGCAGTCGGGTGAGGAAGCCGGCGACGGCGGTGACCCCCGGCGAGGCGCTGAGTTCCCAGACGAGCCACATCGCGGCGACGCTGTAGAGGCTGTCGCCGGCGTTGGTGACCAGCCGCCCCACGAGGAGCGACCGGAACGATCGGTTCGAACGAGCGACGTGCATAGCCGATACTGGCCGCATCGGGGAATAAGCGCGCGCAGAACCCGCTTTCGGCCCGTTCCCGAACAGAAATACCCTTCTGTCGCTGGCGTCCTCCCCGGCCCGATGCTCAGCCCAGCCGCGCGTCGACCAACTCCCGAACCCGGCGGTGGAACCGATCCGCACCGAACCGATCCGGGGAGAGCCGCGGCGTCGCCCCGCTGTCGACGGCCGCCGCGATTCGGTCGACGGCCGTCGGCACC
It includes:
- a CDS encoding MFS transporter, with product MHVARSNRSFRSLLVGRLVTNAGDSLYSVAAMWLVWELSASPGVTAVAGFLTRLPTVLQLFAGPLVDRWPLGRVLVGTQVVQAVLVLAVPAAWAVDALTVGVVLTVMPLLALCNQLVYPAQAAAVPRLVEKAKLVEANSALALAYQSSDLVFNAVAGLLVAAVGAVALYLVDSVTFVVAALLFLSVRIPPAEAEGAESAGDDTAAEPTTAPVADGGVDAEESFLRSYLADLREGLGYVRGTVIVHLLAGGVIANFALAATMPILPAFGDGMGGATAYGGLLAAIAAGSLVGSLLANRLSGQPYGRLAAVGFGAGGLCWLAAVAVPGTLATLLLLGLAAVPIGVTNVVAAAMIQSLVPEALLGRVSSVATSMTVAMTPVGALAGGVVAETVGLTAAVALGGLGLLFIAVYTLSIPRLRRLPPAGELETLAR
- a CDS encoding ArsR/SmtB family transcription factor is translated as MNDPDGFDVAEAFSLLGDETRVAVLRTLAEAADEPLGFAELRERVGVEDSGRFNYHLGKLVDRFVRKDDEGYRLTYAGTRVVGAIHEGTYAAGEPLEPVRVGADCPACGDVLELSYAEERITVACRDCETVVTAFGFPPGALAGRDPEELPGVLARHVEALFVRLRAGLCSNCSGPVPPTFTVDEDGVGVEFDCERCHEHAHTSLESLLLSDPAVIAFHHDHGVDVRTDTPWALSWIRESTAERLDGEPARYAVSGQLGDERLRVVVDESLTVVETERSTA
- a CDS encoding KH domain-containing protein, producing the protein MQHVTVPQDRIGVVIGSGGETMREIEERAGVRLDIDSEDGSVGIETVGDPLDAMDAPDIVKAIGRGFKPDTALELLESDMRRLDLIDLAEQTRNDNDLQRKKGRLIGENGRTRELMEDLTGANVVIYGSTLGIIGEPEEVDAVRRAAGMLLDGAPHGAVYSFLERKHNEMQQGWNVRERT
- a CDS encoding V-type ATP synthase subunit D; translation: MAEDVKPTRKNLMAIEDRIELSERGHDTLEQKRDGLIMEFMDILDQAQDIRSELDGDYETAQEKLDMARAMEGDVAVRGAAAALKEHPELTTQSKNIMGVVVPQIEASKVKKPLDERGYGLIGSSARIDETADAYEELIDSIILAAEVETAMKKMLEEIETTKRRVNALEFKLLPDLRENQEYIEQKLEEQEREEIFRLKKIKAKKEEEEAAEREAEEAAEAAEQPVSAD